The DNA sequence TACATCCTGTTAAAGCGGGGAAAGAGAAGGAACGATGCCAGTACCTAAAAGAAGACATTCATCAACCAGACGAGATAAACGCAGAGCTAACGATGCTCTGAAAGCTAAATCAACAAGCCATTGTCCTCAGTGTGGTGAACCAAGGCTTCCGCACAGAGTTTGTAAACATTGTGGATTCTACGATGGCAGACAGGTTATAGAGCCGGAGGAGAAGTAATCATCTGCAGTATCTTTTC is a window from the Candidatus Aegiribacteria sp. genome containing:
- the rpmF gene encoding 50S ribosomal protein L32, encoding MPVPKRRHSSTRRDKRRANDALKAKSTSHCPQCGEPRLPHRVCKHCGFYDGRQVIEPEEK